Proteins from a genomic interval of Polaribacter sp. Q13:
- a CDS encoding AIR synthase related protein, with protein sequence MSKEVSKRYAQRGVSASKEDVHNAIKNIDKGLFPKAFCKIVPDYLTNDEDYCLIMHADGAGTKSSLAYMYWKETGDISVWKGIAQDALIMNIDDLLCVGATDNIMLSSTIGRNKSKIPGEVLSAIINGTEELIEDLKGFGVTIHSTGGETADVGDLVRTIIVDSTVTARMKRTDVVDNANIKAGDVIVGLESFGQASYETEYNGGMGSNGLTSARHDVFHKYLAEKYPESFDAAVPEELVYSGNTKLTDSVADSPIDAGKLVLSPTRTYAPIIKKILSNFSSDKVHGMIHCSGGAQTKILHFVDNLHIVKDNMFPIPPLFKLIQEQSKTDWKEMYQVFNCGHRMEIYVTPEIAEDIIAISKSFNVDAKIVGRVEASETKKLTITSEYGVFEY encoded by the coding sequence ATGAGTAAAGAAGTTTCTAAAAGATACGCGCAAAGAGGTGTTTCGGCATCAAAAGAAGATGTACACAATGCAATTAAGAATATAGACAAAGGTTTATTTCCAAAAGCATTCTGTAAAATTGTTCCAGATTATTTAACAAATGATGAAGATTATTGTTTAATCATGCATGCAGATGGGGCGGGTACAAAATCTTCTTTAGCATATATGTATTGGAAAGAAACCGGCGATATTTCTGTTTGGAAAGGCATTGCACAAGATGCTTTAATTATGAATATTGATGATTTATTGTGTGTTGGTGCAACAGATAATATTATGTTGTCTTCTACTATTGGTAGAAATAAAAGTAAGATTCCTGGAGAAGTTTTATCAGCCATTATAAACGGTACAGAAGAGTTAATTGAAGACTTAAAAGGATTTGGAGTAACCATTCATTCAACCGGAGGTGAAACTGCAGATGTAGGCGATTTAGTGCGTACCATTATTGTAGATTCTACAGTAACTGCACGTATGAAACGTACAGATGTTGTTGACAATGCAAACATAAAAGCAGGAGATGTAATTGTTGGTTTAGAGTCTTTTGGACAAGCAAGTTACGAGACTGAATATAATGGAGGTATGGGGTCTAACGGATTAACATCTGCAAGACACGATGTGTTTCATAAATATTTAGCCGAAAAATATCCAGAAAGCTTTGATGCTGCTGTTCCTGAGGAACTAGTGTATTCTGGTAATACAAAATTGACGGATTCAGTAGCCGATTCTCCTATTGATGCTGGTAAATTGGTGTTGTCTCCAACAAGAACATATGCACCAATTATAAAAAAGATTTTATCTAATTTTTCTTCGGATAAAGTGCACGGTATGATTCATTGTTCTGGAGGTGCGCAAACAAAAATATTACACTTTGTAGATAATTTACATATTGTAAAAGACAACATGTTTCCAATTCCACCATTATTTAAATTGATACAAGAGCAATCTAAAACGGATTGGAAAGAAATGTATCAGGTTTTTAACTGCGGACACAGAATGGAAATTTATGTAACTCCAGAAATTGCAGAAGATATTATTGCTATTTCTAAATCTTTTAATGTAGATGCTAAAATTGTAGGTAGAGTAGAAGCTTCAGAAACTAAAAAATTAACAATTACAAGTGAGTATGGCGTTTTTGAATATTAA
- a CDS encoding carboxypeptidase regulatory-like domain-containing protein produces the protein MKILQKILILISVSLFLSCGEDSTISGVEFGKITGKVVKASTFEPIENAKITLSPTNNTTFTDVNGEFLYEEAPINEYSVEASKDGFLASFEPVSLEEGATVNVVFEMQVETGLNSPPITPELLLPIDGAVDTENTVELVWSSSSVDDDELTYRLDIKNDFNNDVITVQSLSDTTYVVSNLKFGGKYFWQVAVTDNINSEVLSASNSFTVKENTENRYMYVKVEGGNNVIYSSSLNEDSDTFNTVQLTESNSNSWRPRKNNTVNLIAFLRMYNNKAHIFTMKPDGSDVKRVTSDTPVSTFDLNEVDFSWSTTGDKFIYPSFDKLYMINKDGSGLQLIYKTTNGHLITECDWSSDGTRIVLRTNNSDGYDGSIYTIDMSGTVINTVVSANIGALGGLNLSVDGNLLIYTKDVSDFQSSNYRRLDNKIFKYNLATMTETEILIAKPSGSNDLDPRLSPNEAEIIYVNTSNDGISDTKIFVSPIDGSNSRQEVFQSAIMPDWE, from the coding sequence ATGAAAATCTTACAAAAAATATTAATTCTTATAAGCGTCAGCCTATTTTTAAGCTGCGGGGAAGATAGTACTATTAGTGGTGTAGAATTTGGAAAAATTACAGGAAAAGTTGTAAAAGCAAGTACTTTTGAGCCTATTGAAAATGCAAAAATAACATTGTCGCCTACAAATAATACAACATTTACAGATGTTAATGGAGAGTTTTTATATGAAGAAGCACCTATAAATGAATATTCTGTAGAAGCTTCTAAAGATGGTTTTTTAGCTAGTTTCGAACCTGTGTCTTTAGAGGAAGGAGCAACAGTAAATGTTGTTTTTGAAATGCAGGTAGAAACGGGGCTTAATAGTCCTCCGATAACTCCAGAATTATTATTACCAATTGATGGTGCAGTAGATACGGAAAATACAGTTGAATTAGTTTGGTCTTCCTCTAGTGTAGATGATGATGAGCTAACTTATAGATTAGATATTAAAAATGATTTTAATAATGATGTGATTACAGTTCAAAGCCTTTCTGATACTACTTATGTGGTTTCTAATTTAAAGTTTGGAGGTAAATATTTTTGGCAAGTAGCTGTAACTGATAATATAAATTCAGAAGTACTAAGTGCTTCAAATTCATTTACAGTAAAAGAAAATACAGAGAATAGGTATATGTATGTTAAAGTTGAAGGAGGGAATAATGTAATTTATTCATCAAGTTTAAATGAAGATTCTGATACATTTAACACTGTTCAATTAACTGAATCTAACTCAAACTCTTGGAGGCCTAGAAAAAATAATACTGTAAATTTAATTGCTTTTTTAAGGATGTATAATAATAAGGCACATATTTTTACAATGAAGCCAGATGGTTCTGATGTAAAAAGAGTAACTTCAGATACACCAGTTAGTACTTTTGATTTAAATGAAGTAGATTTTTCTTGGTCAACAACGGGTGATAAATTTATCTATCCAAGTTTTGATAAATTGTATATGATTAATAAAGATGGTAGTGGTCTTCAATTAATATATAAAACAACAAATGGCCATTTAATTACTGAATGTGATTGGAGTAGTGACGGAACAAGAATAGTTCTAAGAACAAATAATTCTGATGGTTATGATGGTTCTATTTATACAATTGATATGAGTGGAACAGTAATAAACACAGTAGTGTCTGCAAATATTGGTGCTTTAGGAGGTTTAAATTTATCTGTTGATGGTAATTTGTTAATCTATACTAAAGATGTAAGTGATTTTCAATCATCTAATTATAGAAGGTTAGATAATAAAATTTTTAAATATAATTTAGCTACAATGACAGAAACAGAAATACTTATTGCAAAGCCAAGCGGAAGTAATGATTTAGATCCCCGACTTTCTCCAAATGAAGCAGAAATAATATACGTAAATACATCTAACGATGGTATTTCGGATACTAAAATATTTGTATCACCAATTGATGGAAGTAATAGTCGTCAAGAAGTGTTTCAAAGTGCAATTATGCCAGATTGGGAATAA
- a CDS encoding CsgG/HfaB family protein, producing MKRKHFNLCYFLVAMFFSSCGAYFNQPLTQSRARLGENTSPEMVIKRFLPKHKTVVGVYKFRDQTGQYKPVENGSTFSTAVTQGGTSILLKSLEESNWFTPIERENIGNLLNERQIIRNTRQEYAGGNKPVKMPPLLFANYIIEGGVVSYDSNIITGGSGLRYFGVGASGEYRQDRITVYLRVVSTSTGQILKNVYVSKTILSQGISANLFKYVSLRRLLEVETGITKNEPAQLAVKEAIDKAVELLITEGIIDGIWEPEGGSKVVDFVKKNYKKEQDEVELTDLFNRKQESRRGEMAISAAGGLSKIVGDYSDAEFNMGADLRIKYFLKNPKYAFSLGVGSTTLSNKNIFKESIFDSNVNFEYYLLPNDRLTPYAYVGLGSVSNKNLNVTYFKFQYGVGLEYLVTNKLGLILRGEQNILASDNLEGLVRGERDDKIWNVRAGINFYF from the coding sequence ATGAAAAGAAAGCACTTTAATCTATGTTATTTTCTAGTAGCAATGTTTTTTTCTAGTTGTGGAGCTTATTTTAATCAACCTTTAACTCAATCAAGGGCTAGGCTTGGAGAAAATACATCACCAGAAATGGTTATAAAGCGGTTTTTACCAAAACATAAAACAGTAGTTGGGGTGTATAAATTTAGAGATCAGACTGGGCAGTATAAACCCGTAGAAAATGGTTCTACTTTTAGCACAGCTGTTACGCAAGGAGGTACTTCTATTCTATTAAAATCATTAGAAGAATCTAATTGGTTTACGCCAATTGAAAGAGAAAATATAGGTAATTTATTAAATGAAAGACAAATAATTAGAAATACTCGGCAAGAATATGCGGGAGGCAATAAACCTGTAAAAATGCCACCTTTATTATTTGCTAATTATATTATAGAAGGTGGTGTTGTATCTTACGATTCTAATATTATTACAGGTGGTTCTGGTTTGCGTTACTTTGGTGTTGGTGCTTCCGGAGAATATCGCCAAGATAGAATTACAGTGTATTTAAGAGTTGTTTCTACATCAACGGGGCAAATTCTTAAAAATGTATATGTTTCTAAAACTATTTTATCACAAGGTATATCTGCTAATTTATTTAAATATGTATCTTTAAGAAGGCTGTTAGAAGTGGAGACAGGAATCACCAAAAATGAACCGGCTCAATTAGCTGTTAAAGAGGCTATTGATAAAGCTGTAGAGCTATTAATTACAGAAGGTATTATTGATGGTATATGGGAGCCAGAAGGTGGTAGTAAAGTTGTAGATTTTGTAAAAAAGAATTACAAAAAAGAGCAAGATGAAGTAGAGTTAACAGATTTGTTTAATAGAAAACAAGAGTCAAGAAGAGGAGAAATGGCTATTAGTGCTGCAGGTGGATTGTCTAAAATTGTAGGTGATTACTCAGATGCAGAATTTAATATGGGGGCAGACCTACGGATTAAATACTTTCTAAAAAATCCTAAATATGCATTTTCTTTAGGAGTTGGTTCTACAACGCTTTCTAATAAAAATATCTTTAAAGAATCAATTTTTGATTCTAATGTTAATTTTGAATACTATTTACTACCTAATGATAGGTTAACACCTTATGCGTATGTTGGTTTAGGTTCTGTCTCAAATAAAAACTTAAATGTTACTTACTTTAAATTTCAATATGGTGTTGGTTTAGAGTATTTAGTAACCAATAAATTAGGATTGATACTTAGAGGAGAGCAAAATATTTTAGCATCAGACAATTTAGAAGGGTTAGTAAGAGGAGAAAGAGATGATAAGATTTGGAATGTTAGAGCGGGAATTAATTTCTATTTTTAA